One Acidicapsa ligni genomic region harbors:
- a CDS encoding SIS domain-containing protein: protein MRQFPHAMLREIYEQPDAIRRTLAMYVEGTSLKAEAWAPVAAWANAGGEVLIAASGSSRHSGLCAEVTLEDLSGLAVDVEYASEYSCRGSEETRHPSVIVISQSGETSDTLAALREAQSRGQRTLAITNVATSSMAREATVSLPLGAGKEFAIPATKSFTCQLVVLYLLALNEGLRRGSLSEATVAAHLAELQALPDQLDAQLEAWEKDIEALAHKYRNASTFLYLGRGVHYPIAREGALKLKEASYVHAEGYPSGELKHGPNALVSDRVPVVIVATVDRNLEASRVRYEKTLQLLADLQTQGATVIAVANTGDADVARLVSDCIYVEPLSEHIFPVSEVIPFQIFSYFMALEHGVDVDRPRNLSKAVIEA, encoded by the coding sequence ATGCGTCAATTTCCACATGCCATGTTGCGCGAAATCTACGAACAACCCGACGCCATCCGTCGCACGCTTGCAATGTACGTAGAAGGCACAAGCCTCAAAGCGGAAGCATGGGCGCCCGTAGCCGCATGGGCTAACGCAGGCGGCGAAGTGTTGATCGCAGCCAGCGGCTCCAGCCGCCACTCCGGCCTTTGCGCCGAGGTCACACTTGAAGATCTCTCTGGCCTCGCCGTCGATGTGGAATATGCCAGCGAATACAGTTGCCGCGGCAGCGAAGAAACCCGTCATCCCTCCGTCATCGTGATCTCCCAGTCCGGTGAGACCTCAGACACGCTCGCAGCCCTGCGCGAAGCACAGAGCCGCGGACAAAGGACCCTCGCCATCACCAATGTGGCCACTTCATCCATGGCCCGCGAAGCAACCGTTTCACTGCCCCTGGGTGCCGGCAAAGAATTCGCAATCCCTGCAACCAAAAGCTTCACCTGCCAGCTCGTCGTTCTTTATTTGCTCGCTCTCAATGAGGGCTTGCGCCGCGGCAGTCTCAGTGAAGCAACCGTCGCCGCACACCTGGCCGAGCTCCAGGCGCTTCCCGATCAACTCGACGCACAACTCGAAGCCTGGGAGAAAGACATCGAAGCCCTGGCGCATAAGTACCGCAACGCTTCAACATTCCTGTATCTGGGCCGCGGAGTCCACTATCCCATCGCTCGTGAAGGCGCTCTCAAGCTCAAAGAGGCCTCGTACGTACATGCCGAGGGCTATCCTTCCGGCGAACTCAAGCACGGCCCCAATGCACTCGTCAGCGACCGCGTACCCGTCGTAATTGTCGCTACGGTCGATCGCAATCTGGAAGCCTCGCGTGTTCGTTATGAGAAGACATTACAGTTGCTCGCCGACCTGCAAACCCAGGGTGCTACCGTGATCGCCGTCGCCAATACCGGGGATGCAGACGTCGCCCGCCTCGTATCCGATTGCATCTACGTCGAGCCTCTCTCCGAACACATCTTCCCCGTTTCGGAAGTTATCCCGTTTCAGATATTCTCCTACTTCATGGCACTCGAACATGGCGTAGATGTCGACCGCCCCCGCAATCTCTCTAAAGCAGTCATCGAAGCCTGA
- a CDS encoding DeoR/GlpR family DNA-binding transcription regulator yields MPTELNGRAEKIMKFLLREGAASIEEILNEVGSSAPSIRRDLVLLENRGLIRRTHGGATLVEPLLYEPFRYDRSFQAREQRYAEEKRRIGLAAAELIQEHETIGLTAGTTATLVGRSLRHRHHLQVVTNAINIGMELCNQPGIRTYLTGGAVSWAWSFSLTGNAALSFLNDVYMDKVFLSVIGFDTERGATTLEADEALVFRKMLKQSKQVIVVADSSKLGAVSPAFICPVSDVHLLITDTGATDEDVALFTSRGVKVVRV; encoded by the coding sequence ATGCCCACAGAACTGAACGGTCGCGCCGAAAAGATCATGAAGTTCCTGCTCCGAGAGGGAGCAGCTTCTATTGAAGAGATTTTGAACGAAGTTGGGTCTTCCGCGCCAAGTATTCGGCGAGATCTGGTTTTGCTGGAAAATCGTGGGCTCATTCGCAGAACGCATGGCGGAGCGACACTCGTCGAGCCGCTGTTGTATGAGCCTTTTCGGTATGATCGCTCTTTCCAGGCTCGCGAACAGCGGTATGCGGAAGAGAAGCGCCGAATTGGTCTGGCGGCAGCGGAACTAATTCAAGAGCATGAGACGATCGGGCTGACCGCGGGCACCACGGCAACTCTGGTTGGACGCAGCCTGCGGCACCGGCATCATCTGCAGGTGGTTACGAACGCGATCAATATCGGAATGGAGCTTTGCAATCAGCCCGGAATTCGAACTTATCTGACGGGTGGCGCAGTGTCCTGGGCATGGTCGTTCTCGCTGACGGGTAATGCGGCGTTGAGTTTTCTCAATGACGTTTATATGGACAAGGTTTTTCTGAGTGTGATTGGTTTTGATACCGAGCGTGGTGCGACGACACTTGAGGCGGATGAAGCACTGGTGTTTCGAAAAATGTTGAAGCAGTCGAAACAGGTGATTGTTGTTGCGGATTCGAGCAAGCTGGGCGCGGTGAGTCCTGCGTTTATCTGCCCGGTCAGTGATGTACATCTTCTTATCACCGATACTGGTGCGACGGATGAGGATGTGGCTCTTTTTACCAGCCGAGGCGTGAAAGTGGTTCGCGTTTAA
- a CDS encoding glycoside hydrolase family 125 protein — MSPILPSRRSFVMGAAALTIQAHGLTAMATDSLSTAIPSASALPHARPALADRRFQSPAVEALITRLKPKIADANLATIFENCFPNTLDTTVTVGTFEGKPDTYVVTGDIDAMWLRDSSAQVVPYLPLVNEDPGLRTFVEGLIRRQARLILLDSYANAFLHSPSDPPLSWAVKDVTTHIAGVGERKWEIDSLCYPIRLAYGYWKAAGSGSITSAGNPFDKQWQASAWKIVQTFREQQRKHDQGPYSFQREALAPTDTLPLSGFGNPAKPVGMIFSGFRPSDDACVYPLFVPANLFAVTSLRQLAELATHTVQDQKLAAECHALATEVEAAVRQHGIVHNPEHGEIWAYEVDGYGNALMMDDANAPGLLSLAYLGCCKLDDPLYQRTRNFAWSMANPYFFRGNAAEGIGGPHEGLNSVWPMSIMMRAFTSTSDTEIRQCLRWLRDTTAGTGFMHETFHPDNPSQFTRPWFAWANTLFGELIVKLSTEKPHLLAEKL; from the coding sequence ATGTCGCCCATTCTGCCAAGTCGTCGTAGTTTCGTCATGGGTGCTGCCGCCCTCACCATTCAGGCTCATGGACTAACCGCCATGGCGACCGACAGTCTCTCGACAGCGATACCCTCAGCCTCGGCATTACCTCACGCACGGCCAGCGCTCGCAGATCGCAGATTTCAGAGCCCCGCGGTTGAAGCACTCATCACGCGCCTAAAGCCAAAGATCGCCGACGCGAATCTTGCAACAATCTTCGAGAACTGTTTCCCCAATACCCTCGATACGACCGTGACCGTAGGCACCTTTGAGGGCAAGCCGGATACCTACGTAGTCACCGGCGACATCGATGCAATGTGGTTGCGCGATTCATCTGCGCAGGTGGTTCCCTATCTTCCGCTGGTGAATGAAGACCCAGGCCTGCGCACCTTCGTAGAAGGATTGATTCGACGCCAGGCGCGGTTGATTCTGCTTGACTCATACGCAAACGCCTTCCTGCACAGTCCTTCTGACCCGCCTCTGAGTTGGGCTGTCAAAGATGTAACAACACACATCGCCGGGGTGGGCGAGCGTAAGTGGGAGATCGATTCGCTCTGCTATCCGATTCGCCTGGCCTACGGCTACTGGAAAGCCGCCGGATCTGGTTCGATTACATCGGCCGGCAATCCATTTGACAAGCAGTGGCAGGCCTCCGCATGGAAGATCGTCCAGACCTTTCGCGAACAACAGCGCAAGCATGACCAAGGCCCATATTCCTTCCAAAGAGAAGCTCTTGCTCCAACGGACACTCTGCCACTCAGTGGGTTCGGTAATCCCGCTAAACCCGTGGGCATGATCTTCTCTGGCTTTCGTCCTTCCGATGATGCCTGCGTCTATCCGCTCTTCGTACCCGCAAATCTTTTTGCTGTAACCAGCCTTCGTCAATTAGCGGAGCTGGCGACGCACACAGTCCAGGACCAGAAGCTGGCAGCCGAATGTCACGCACTCGCAACCGAGGTCGAAGCCGCCGTGCGCCAACACGGAATCGTTCACAATCCTGAGCATGGCGAGATCTGGGCCTATGAAGTGGATGGCTACGGCAACGCATTGATGATGGACGATGCCAACGCACCCGGCCTCTTGAGTCTCGCCTACCTCGGCTGCTGCAAGCTGGATGATCCGCTATATCAGCGCACACGCAACTTCGCGTGGAGCATGGCCAATCCCTACTTCTTCCGCGGCAACGCAGCCGAAGGCATCGGTGGTCCTCACGAAGGACTCAACAGCGTCTGGCCCATGTCGATCATGATGCGCGCCTTCACTTCCACCAGCGATACAGAGATTCGCCAATGCCTGCGCTGGCTCCGCGATACAACCGCGGGAACAGGCTTCATGCACGAAACCTTCCACCCGGATAATCCATCGCAATTTACACGCCCCTGGTTTGCGTGGGCGAACACTCTCTTTGGCGAACTGATCGTCAAACTATCCACGGAAAAACCTCACTTGCTCGCAGAGAAGTTATAG
- a CDS encoding sugar porter family MFS transporter yields MSANARNRVLYGRFLLFIAGLGGLLYGIDVGIIAAALLYLNKTINLSIEQTSLLVAAVLGGGTVSSLVAGFFADWFGRKKMMIVSGFMFVVSVGLIVVSQGFVSLFVGRLLQGMSGGVIAVVVPLYLAECLSSKRRGSGTAIFQFMLTFGIVVAALTGFFYTRQAEAAITAAAGNQELIRLAQNHAWRGMFLSVIYPGIIFFLGSFFLSETPRWLIRRGKVDAARAALLRSVSPEEAEIEMREMQALILENKKEQTSGSLFKRKYVWPFLLACIILSLNQTTGINSVMAYLVIILKQAGMTASHATQGDVVVKVLNCVMTIIGVALVDRKGRKFLLNLGTAGIVIAFLAGGIVFHSFESQKRDVLSRVQTSVANNALTIPINESTLGPAENGRPMALTVLYSTGSGNKVATVLSNDPVPVLTIPADTTATSPLVIKRAQYGPVPTETTGWLITICLALFITSYSFGPGVVVWLMLSELMPTRIRAMGMGIALLLNQGISTLIAGVFLPVVGNYGYFAMFFFWAGCTTLYFLTSAFLVPETKGKSLEEIEMYFERNSVKA; encoded by the coding sequence TTGTCTGCGAATGCCCGCAACAGAGTGCTCTATGGCAGGTTTCTACTTTTCATCGCAGGCTTGGGTGGTCTTCTCTACGGCATTGATGTAGGCATTATTGCCGCCGCTTTGTTGTATCTCAATAAGACGATCAATCTTTCCATCGAACAAACTTCCCTTCTCGTAGCCGCAGTGCTCGGCGGAGGTACAGTTTCTTCCCTGGTCGCGGGCTTCTTCGCCGATTGGTTCGGTCGCAAGAAAATGATGATCGTCAGCGGCTTTATGTTCGTGGTGAGCGTAGGCCTGATCGTTGTCTCGCAGGGATTCGTATCGCTTTTCGTCGGTCGCCTGCTGCAAGGCATGAGTGGAGGAGTCATCGCAGTCGTTGTGCCCCTCTACCTCGCTGAATGTCTAAGCTCCAAACGTCGCGGAAGCGGCACGGCAATCTTCCAGTTCATGCTCACCTTTGGTATCGTCGTCGCCGCGCTTACTGGCTTCTTCTATACCCGCCAGGCAGAGGCCGCCATCACAGCCGCTGCAGGCAATCAGGAATTGATCAGACTCGCCCAGAACCACGCCTGGCGCGGAATGTTTCTCTCCGTTATCTATCCCGGAATCATCTTTTTTCTCGGATCTTTTTTCCTGAGCGAAACACCCCGATGGCTCATTCGCCGTGGCAAAGTAGACGCAGCCAGGGCAGCCCTGTTGCGCTCTGTTTCGCCCGAAGAGGCTGAAATCGAGATGCGCGAAATGCAGGCGCTTATTCTCGAAAACAAAAAAGAACAAACCTCCGGTTCGCTGTTCAAGCGTAAGTATGTCTGGCCATTCCTGCTCGCCTGCATCATTCTCTCGCTGAATCAAACCACCGGCATTAACTCCGTAATGGCATACCTGGTGATCATTCTCAAGCAGGCTGGCATGACCGCCAGTCACGCTACGCAAGGGGATGTTGTCGTCAAGGTGTTGAATTGCGTTATGACAATTATCGGTGTCGCGCTGGTAGATAGAAAAGGACGTAAGTTCCTGCTCAATCTCGGCACAGCTGGCATTGTTATCGCGTTTCTTGCCGGCGGAATTGTCTTCCATAGTTTTGAATCGCAAAAACGAGATGTGCTGAGCCGCGTACAAACCTCTGTCGCAAACAACGCGCTCACCATACCCATAAACGAATCCACGCTAGGCCCGGCGGAAAATGGACGTCCGATGGCCCTGACCGTCCTTTACTCGACTGGCTCCGGCAACAAGGTAGCCACTGTACTGAGCAACGATCCCGTTCCGGTTCTGACCATCCCTGCAGATACAACGGCGACATCTCCGCTCGTTATCAAGCGCGCTCAGTATGGGCCAGTACCCACGGAAACAACCGGCTGGCTCATCACCATCTGTCTCGCCTTGTTTATTACTTCTTATTCCTTCGGCCCCGGTGTTGTAGTCTGGCTCATGCTTTCAGAGCTCATGCCCACGCGCATTCGCGCCATGGGCATGGGTATCGCTCTGTTGCTCAATCAAGGCATCTCCACACTCATAGCCGGAGTCTTCCTGCCAGTTGTAGGCAACTATGGCTACTTCGCCATGTTCTTTTTCTGGGCAGGCTGCACCACGCTTTACTTCCTGACCTCAGCATTCCTGGTTCCAGAGACCAAGGGCAAGTCACTTGAAGAGATAGAGATGTATTTCGAACGAAACAGCGTAAAGGCATAA
- a CDS encoding glycoside hydrolase family 3 protein, with protein sequence MKLRLLLVAISLVLPTLPVLAQQECAATLTPQQLDQKIENLIAQMTPEERIAQLQDRAPAIPRLHIPAYNWWNEGLHGIARNGYATVFPQAIGLAATFDPDLLQQVGNVVSTEARAKFNSHSDVDSARYAGLTIWSPNINIFRDPRWGRGQETYGEDPYLTGELGAHFVRGIQGPDGFYRKADATPKHFAVHSGPESIRDGFNSIVSQHDLSDTYLPAFRQLSIEGHADAMMCSYNAINGIPSCANTALLQDRVRNVWGFNGYIVSDCDAVDEVTEYLHYTADHAHGAADSLKAGTDLNCGNAYSHLNESLNQHLITLPDINRALHRLLLARLRLGMLQPADCSPYSKISSNEIDTEDHRAIALRAAEESIVLLRNNTTTDTSTPTPLLPLNLHGKRIAVIGPTADMLATIEANYHGTTRNTQTLLEELRHWLPQNAIITYAQGSTLAQGVSVPIASTAFVGNGLHAEYFPTPDLTGKPAFTRSDSRIDFDFDHISPAAQSLAAQPGTAYSIRWTGSLIPPAPGTYKLHVAVDRCFDCKGHDAYRLLIDKQLVLSDDGTKEHVPDSLSVNWQDTHAHTIQLELLHTGEDQGIHLEWEAPAEAQLAESLHIAKDADILLALVGLSPALEGEALRIKIPGFDGGDRTDLSLPEAQRKLLSELAKLHKPMVIGITSGSAVSTASIISNMTVPIALLQLWYPGEEGGHALANILSGSISPSGHLPVTIYRSIEDLPAFTDYSMSNRTYRYFDRPVEFPFGFGLSYSSFQYSAAAPSTKTLRAGQSLQVQAKVTNTGHIASDEVAELYLIPPQGSGAPRLTLQGMQRIHLNPGESRSLNFMLTQRQLSLVDTDGIRAVRPGSYKVFIGDAQPKDLTTDGTSFEITGEAIQKP encoded by the coding sequence ATGAAATTGCGCCTCCTGCTTGTAGCGATAAGCCTTGTACTCCCGACGCTTCCGGTACTCGCTCAGCAGGAGTGCGCCGCAACACTCACTCCGCAACAACTCGATCAGAAGATAGAAAACCTGATTGCACAAATGACTCCAGAGGAGCGCATCGCACAGTTACAGGATCGCGCGCCCGCGATCCCGCGGCTGCACATCCCTGCATACAACTGGTGGAATGAGGGACTGCACGGTATCGCACGCAATGGCTACGCAACAGTCTTCCCACAAGCGATAGGCCTTGCTGCCACCTTCGATCCAGACTTGCTGCAACAAGTCGGCAACGTCGTATCAACAGAAGCGCGCGCCAAGTTCAATTCGCACAGCGACGTCGATTCAGCACGCTATGCAGGTCTGACCATCTGGTCCCCGAACATTAATATTTTTCGTGATCCACGTTGGGGACGCGGACAGGAAACCTACGGTGAAGATCCATATCTGACCGGCGAATTGGGAGCTCACTTTGTACGCGGCATCCAGGGGCCAGATGGCTTCTACCGCAAAGCCGACGCAACTCCAAAACACTTCGCAGTTCACAGTGGCCCGGAGTCCATCCGCGACGGCTTTAACTCCATCGTGAGCCAGCACGATCTCTCCGACACATATCTTCCAGCGTTTCGCCAGCTCTCGATCGAAGGCCACGCCGATGCAATGATGTGTTCCTACAATGCCATCAACGGCATCCCATCATGCGCCAACACCGCACTATTGCAAGATCGCGTACGCAACGTCTGGGGATTCAACGGCTACATTGTCTCCGATTGCGATGCAGTAGATGAGGTCACGGAATATCTGCACTACACAGCCGACCATGCCCACGGCGCTGCAGACTCACTCAAAGCAGGCACTGATCTGAATTGCGGCAATGCCTACAGCCACCTCAATGAATCACTGAACCAACACCTCATAACGCTTCCCGATATTAACCGTGCGCTCCATCGTCTCCTGCTCGCGCGTTTACGCCTGGGAATGCTGCAGCCAGCGGACTGCTCTCCTTATTCAAAGATCTCATCGAATGAAATCGATACAGAAGATCACCGTGCTATTGCACTCCGCGCAGCCGAAGAGTCAATCGTTCTTCTCCGCAACAACACGACGACGGATACATCAACACCTACTCCTCTGCTGCCACTCAACCTGCACGGAAAACGCATCGCGGTCATTGGCCCCACTGCAGATATGCTCGCAACAATCGAAGCCAACTACCACGGCACAACCCGCAATACACAAACCCTTCTCGAAGAGTTAAGGCATTGGCTGCCCCAGAACGCGATCATCACCTACGCGCAGGGAAGCACACTCGCGCAAGGTGTCAGCGTCCCAATCGCCTCAACAGCCTTCGTTGGCAACGGTCTTCACGCCGAATATTTCCCGACTCCCGACCTCACCGGAAAACCGGCTTTCACACGCAGCGATTCCCGCATAGATTTCGATTTCGATCACATCTCACCTGCCGCTCAATCTCTCGCTGCACAGCCCGGCACGGCCTATTCAATACGTTGGACCGGCTCACTCATTCCGCCTGCTCCAGGCACATATAAATTACACGTCGCAGTCGACCGCTGCTTCGACTGCAAAGGCCACGATGCCTATCGTCTCTTGATCGACAAACAGCTAGTGCTCTCAGATGATGGGACAAAAGAACACGTCCCCGACTCGCTATCCGTGAATTGGCAAGACACACACGCTCATACAATCCAACTTGAACTGCTGCATACCGGTGAAGATCAAGGCATTCATCTCGAATGGGAAGCACCCGCAGAGGCGCAACTCGCGGAGAGCTTGCACATAGCAAAAGATGCCGACATCCTCCTCGCACTGGTTGGATTATCGCCGGCATTAGAAGGCGAAGCGCTGAGAATTAAAATCCCCGGCTTCGACGGTGGCGATCGCACCGACCTTAGTCTGCCCGAGGCCCAACGCAAGCTACTATCGGAACTGGCAAAACTTCATAAGCCAATGGTTATCGGCATCACATCCGGCAGTGCAGTCTCAACCGCCTCCATCATCTCGAACATGACCGTACCCATTGCCCTGCTTCAATTGTGGTATCCCGGCGAAGAAGGTGGCCATGCCCTGGCCAACATCCTGAGTGGCAGCATCTCTCCCTCCGGTCATCTTCCCGTCACCATCTATCGATCCATCGAAGACCTGCCCGCCTTCACGGATTACTCTATGTCTAACCGCACCTATCGGTACTTCGATCGACCAGTAGAGTTCCCCTTTGGCTTTGGATTGAGCTACTCCTCATTCCAATATTCCGCCGCAGCCCCATCGACAAAAACTCTGCGCGCCGGGCAATCCCTTCAGGTTCAAGCAAAGGTTACGAACACCGGCCACATCGCCAGTGACGAAGTTGCCGAGCTATACCTGATTCCTCCGCAAGGCAGCGGAGCGCCGCGGCTCACGCTCCAGGGCATGCAGCGCATACACCTCAATCCTGGGGAGTCGCGTTCCTTGAACTTCATGCTGACTCAGCGCCAGTTGAGCCTCGTCGACACAGATGGGATAAGAGCGGTACGCCCAGGCTCATATAAAGTTTTCATCGGAGATGCCCAACCGAAAGACTTGACTACCGATGGAACCAGCTTCGAGATCACCGGCGAAGCCATCCAGAAGCCCTGA